A stretch of Candidatus Latescibacterota bacterium DNA encodes these proteins:
- a CDS encoding enoyl-CoA hydratase/isomerase family protein: MISIERHEAIAVLTLAGSEKNPIDLELVGKLASALSELREDPDTLGLVLASSSKTFFSIGFDIPGLFDVSREDFGIFYKAFNEFCLDLYTFPKPTAAAVQGHATAGGFILTLACDDRILSEGKYLMGLNEAKLGVPAPYFSELVLEQIAGRANAGKHIEEGEFFMPDEALEMGIADHLIPNDEVLPAAIKAVSGVDAAILSTYSSIKKARTKKIKKAVRKTLDEKTKVFLARWYTPDTRALLRETMKKY, from the coding sequence ATGATATCTATTGAACGACATGAAGCCATTGCCGTCCTTACGCTCGCTGGAAGTGAAAAAAATCCCATAGATCTTGAGCTGGTCGGAAAACTCGCCAGCGCGTTAAGTGAATTAAGGGAAGATCCCGATACTCTGGGACTGGTACTCGCGAGCAGTAGCAAAACTTTCTTTTCGATCGGGTTCGACATCCCGGGCCTGTTCGATGTATCGAGAGAGGATTTTGGAATCTTCTACAAGGCTTTCAATGAATTCTGTCTCGACCTTTACACCTTCCCGAAACCCACTGCCGCCGCGGTCCAGGGGCACGCGACCGCGGGCGGATTCATCCTCACCCTGGCATGCGACGACCGTATCCTTTCGGAGGGGAAATACCTGATGGGGCTCAACGAGGCAAAACTGGGAGTGCCAGCCCCCTATTTCAGCGAACTTGTACTGGAGCAGATAGCGGGCAGGGCGAATGCTGGAAAGCATATCGAAGAAGGGGAATTCTTTATGCCTGATGAAGCCCTGGAGATGGGAATCGCCGATCATCTTATTCCAAATGACGAAGTCCTCCCCGCCGCGATTAAGGCAGTCAGCGGCGTCGATGCGGCTATTCTCAGCACATACAGCTCAATAAAAAAAGCCCGGACCAAAAAGATCAAAAAGGCAGTTCGGAAAACTCTGGACGAAAAGACAAAAGTGTTTCTGGCCCGCTGGTACACTCCGGATACACGTGCGCTACTGAGAGAAACGATGAAGAAGTATTGA
- a CDS encoding ankyrin repeat domain-containing protein, translated as MRKILFSLTLIFSILALSLPLLAGDIHTAIQDGDVARVKAILKADPDAINESAENRFKELPIHMAAQTGNVEIARILIEAGADVDAGDSDNSTALGIAAMRKHIDMANFLLEQGANINHRDRKADTPLSFALYGSNEEMIQLLLDAGADLYFRSPEGETLLHRACQRGVLMMVEHLLESGADLDAQEQGGATPLGYAALSTNADIVKMLLEKGADPNPPTKEGHASPLIFATWRDAVDCARLLLEKDADTEVRAHGGMNPLMNAADRCSIEMLDLLIEHGAKVNKTGENGETALMLAAANGKAEHVAALLKAGEKPDLGKDKGGRTALQLAAIRGYKDVADQLIEAGADIDNNGTCGTSPIQFAGYYGNTDVVDLLNSKGARSGGKIADRSLAGIGKLGKKEAAIYFLNHSGWAVKTRNHLLIFDYFKNGEDPDQPGFCNGTVNPSEFADEKVVVFASHHHGDHYWPGIFEWSEQVEDITYFLGHQPTDTVPAYTFMPERMEEQFGDIKLTTIHSTDAGVGMLIEVDGLTIFHAGDHANGRIGLMGEFTDEIDFLEENCPRPDILFMGIRGCSLGRPDEVKEGIEYTLGKMKPKVFFPMHATADGEAYMEFIDSISSDFKKIQMVAPGNRGDHFIFKKGKIIDPRPFDTRLASKKKDAGCAENKDPGCENQ; from the coding sequence ATGAGGAAAATCCTCTTCTCCCTGACCCTGATCTTCTCAATCCTTGCACTTTCACTTCCCCTGCTCGCCGGTGACATTCACACGGCCATCCAGGATGGCGATGTTGCCAGAGTGAAAGCAATACTGAAAGCTGATCCCGACGCGATCAACGAATCTGCAGAAAATCGGTTCAAGGAACTTCCAATCCACATGGCCGCCCAAACAGGCAATGTGGAGATCGCCCGAATACTTATCGAAGCAGGTGCTGATGTAGATGCCGGTGACAGCGACAACAGCACAGCTCTCGGCATCGCCGCGATGCGCAAGCACATTGACATGGCTAACTTCCTGCTCGAACAGGGAGCGAACATCAATCATCGCGACCGCAAGGCCGACACTCCACTCAGCTTTGCCCTTTACGGCTCTAACGAAGAAATGATCCAGCTTCTGCTCGATGCAGGTGCAGACCTGTATTTCAGAAGCCCCGAGGGAGAGACCCTGCTGCATCGTGCCTGTCAGAGAGGCGTTCTGATGATGGTCGAGCATCTTTTAGAGAGTGGGGCCGATCTGGACGCGCAGGAACAGGGCGGAGCCACCCCCCTGGGTTACGCGGCATTGTCCACCAACGCTGATATCGTAAAGATGCTGCTTGAAAAGGGCGCCGATCCCAATCCTCCTACAAAAGAGGGCCACGCCTCGCCACTGATTTTCGCTACCTGGCGTGACGCTGTGGATTGTGCCCGCCTCCTCCTCGAAAAGGACGCGGATACCGAAGTTCGTGCCCACGGGGGCATGAATCCCCTGATGAATGCAGCAGACAGGTGCTCCATAGAAATGCTCGACCTGCTTATCGAGCATGGAGCCAAGGTCAACAAGACCGGTGAAAACGGCGAGACAGCCCTTATGCTGGCAGCAGCAAATGGAAAGGCCGAACATGTAGCGGCGCTGCTCAAAGCGGGCGAAAAGCCGGATCTGGGAAAGGACAAGGGAGGCAGGACCGCCCTGCAGTTAGCGGCTATCCGGGGTTACAAAGATGTTGCCGACCAGCTTATCGAGGCCGGAGCAGATATTGATAACAATGGGACATGCGGTACATCCCCGATCCAGTTCGCTGGTTATTACGGGAACACCGATGTCGTCGATCTGCTGAATTCAAAAGGCGCCCGAAGTGGGGGGAAAATAGCAGATCGTTCTCTTGCTGGCATAGGAAAGCTCGGCAAAAAAGAAGCGGCGATCTATTTTCTCAACCACAGCGGCTGGGCCGTAAAGACCCGCAACCACCTTCTTATATTCGACTATTTCAAGAATGGCGAGGATCCAGACCAGCCCGGATTCTGCAACGGCACAGTCAATCCATCCGAATTCGCTGATGAAAAGGTCGTTGTCTTTGCCTCACACCACCATGGTGACCATTACTGGCCCGGAATATTCGAGTGGAGCGAACAGGTAGAGGACATCACATACTTCCTCGGCCACCAGCCGACAGACACCGTCCCGGCGTACACATTCATGCCTGAACGCATGGAAGAACAATTCGGCGACATTAAACTTACGACGATCCACTCCACAGATGCCGGCGTGGGAATGCTCATCGAAGTAGACGGCCTCACTATCTTCCACGCGGGCGATCACGCAAATGGACGTATCGGCCTGATGGGTGAGTTCACCGACGAGATCGATTTCCTCGAAGAAAACTGCCCCCGTCCCGACATCCTCTTCATGGGCATCAGGGGCTGCAGTCTCGGCCGCCCGGATGAAGTCAAGGAAGGCATCGAATATACACTCGGGAAGATGAAGCCGAAGGTGTTTTTTCCGATGCACGCTACTGCCGATGGTGAGGCGTACATGGAATTCATCGACAGCATAAGCAGCGATTTCAAGAAGATCCAGATGGTCGCACCTGGAAACCGCGGTGATCATTTCATATTCAAGAAGGGGAAGATCATCGATCCGAGGCCATTCGACACTCGCCTGGCCTCGAAAAAGAAAGATGCCGGATGCGCGGAGAACAAAGATCCCGGCTGCGAGAACCAGTAG